Genomic DNA from Eptesicus fuscus isolate TK198812 chromosome 18, DD_ASM_mEF_20220401, whole genome shotgun sequence:
CAATGACTATGCTTAGCTTCTCTTGAGATGTAGCTCCTCTCACCCATCAACCCACCCGTGATCTAAATAATCACTGGTCATGCCTCCCCTGACCCACCCCCAGTTGGCACACCCCAGTTTTTACAGAAAGCTCTAAGCTAACACAAGTGAAGTAGCCTCCCTACCAGTCTTGCTGCATTCACTCTGGCTCCCTCTCTAAACCAGCCCTCACATTGAAGCTAAAGTAATTTTTCCAAAATGTCCATCTAACTTTCTTAGTCTGCCTGCTTAATACTCACAAATGATTTCCTATCCTTTTGACATACAATGAAAATCCCCTATGGTGACCCACAAGTTCCTGCATTGTCTAGCCTCCATCCTCTTCATTCTCAGCCAGAGCCTCAGtcctcctcacccctctggtCCAGCAACATTGGCCTTCCAGTGCCCCCTGTTCATCACACTCCTTCCTGCCACTGGGCTTAGCACAGGCCACTCTGTCTGCCCACAGTGAGGATCCCTTGCGCTTTCACCAGGGATGTATCACTGACCTCCAGATCTGACAGCAATCTCAGGGCACCCCTCCCTTGCCTGGTATTTTTCACAGGTGTCCCTGTTTGCGTGATTACTTGATTAATATCAGTCTTTTCCCACTAAGCTCTCTGAGATCAAGGTCTGTATCTGAGTTTGCTTCACTCTTGTGCCCCTGGTACCTTGTAAGATGCTTGGCCCACAGCagacactcaaatatttgttgaatgcgtGAACAGTTTAATGTCTGTATAGTTGTTACGGAGGAAATGACAATAGTAACAGTGGGCAAGTGACTGTTGCTTAGGAAGGGCCAACACACAACAGGAGGCCAGAGTATGtgtggctgtgtgcacagtaCCCGGGACCAAGCTCTGCACTTGGAAGGGAAGCCCGATTCTTCTGCAGCCCCAACATCCGCTTTAGCACCTAAGAAAATGCCCAAAAGGTCAGTGGCACTTGGATCTCCTTTACTGTGTTTCACTTAAGCTTGCAGGTGTATTTCCAAAAAGTTCCCGTGAACAACTTCATAGCCAAGATATTGCAGGTTTGGTGCCTGTTACTCACCCCAATCCAGCTTTATACtgaattggaaaaataaagagaaagatttTAAACTGAATTGGAAAGATAAAGAGAACAAATTTGCAAACTGAAAAGGTGATACTATTAACTCAAACATCTTTGATTGCTCTTGAGAAACATTTGTAAATCAAAATTGGTAGTGCTATTAACTATATGACATATTCTTTTAACAATTTCCATGACAGAGGAAATTGTCTCATATCAttcaaatatgtaaaattatgacTAATAAATAAAGGTATTTGCTACTTTAattcaaaaacttttttttttgaatacTTAGCCCAGAGTGGGAGATACAGGATAACCTGACTAGCTTTGCTTTCAAGAGCCTCAGAAACTAATGGAGGagatcatagaaacagaaaataaaccaaGGTCCAGGATATCATAGAGTTTTGCAAGTAAGAAAGATAAGGTTCCCAAGGGTGATGATCTATTGACAAGTTAATGCCAAAACCAGATCTTGAACCTAAACATCCCCTTTAAAGATACAATATGAAAAAGGATATATGTTAAAGATATGACCAGTTCTATTGTTCTTATTGGCGCTCTCAAAACCACTCCATCCATTGGTTGGGGGGCTGAAATATCCAGCAAACATTGATATGGCCTTTTTAAGGGAGCAAGATCCATCTTCCCACCTCCCATCTAGCCTTGCTGTAATCTCCTTTTCATGTATCAGGTGAAATAACTTCCCAAAATGGGAATCCAATCATGGCATGCCCTTCCTTCTCAGTGCCCTTAGGATAACAACCCGAGTCCTTGATAAGGTTCAGCATATTCTGGCTCTGGCCCTTGACTGTAGCCTCACCTTCCAccactatttccttccttctccaggtTCCAGACACTCTGCTTCCTTTGGCTTTTTAATCAGACCATGCTTCTCCCACATCAGGGACTCAGCACACACTGTTTCCCCTGCTTGGAACACTCATCTTCCTTCCTCATCTACTGATTCACTGGACTCAGAGAAAATGCCATTACTCTGACCTGTAGACTGGGTTAGACCTTCCCTGCGCTCCGTGTATGCTCTGTTGTTACTATTTATTGAGCTGCCCCTTTAACATCTATCTTCTGCACTAGACTCTAAGTCCCAAGAGTGCAGGAACCTGTCTCGGCCATTCACTGGTGCATCCCCACGCCCCAGCACAATACCTAGATGTTAGGGAGGTAGGCTAAGCTGTCAGGACAAATAAACTTTAAATCCTCagcattttacagaagaagaagttattttttcttttttatgtgacAGTCCAGAGTGGGGCTTTCTGGTCAATGGCTGTTTCACTCCCTACAACCATACAGGGACACAGGCTGATGTGGCAAGAGTTTTTAACATGTGGATTCCAAAGTATCCCTGATCATTTCTATGTTAATCCTCCTGgcttctctttacttttttttctcctccctctaCCTCCTGATCAATTTCCTcagcatttttcatttaaatttgggTGGGAGAGATTTTCATTTAAACTTGGGAATGGGAAAGAGTGTGGAAGAGCTTACATGGAAGGTGATCACTTCTCTTTTACTCCTTTTCCAATGGGGGTAATTTAGTCACATGGTCACAAAAATACACAAAAGACTAGGATATGTGGGCCAGCCATTGTCAAGCACTTCTTTACCTAAATGCATCAaggaagaaagaattttaaaagacagaTGACTGCTCCACCAGAgtgctcagtgaatatttatgAAACATAGTTCATCTTTAAGCCATTGTATTGCTCTACTGTGGATGTTTATTTTAATACCCAAACTCCTGGAATcattatatttctttcattttgttggcaGCATTTCAATATCCAAACAACTGGCTTCAATAAAAGGTAAGGTGTGGGGCGACTGAGATATTTGTGCTTCTTCTCTACTATGACAGTTTATCAAGAGTTAAAAATAACAGGACATTAGAGAATGTCCAAGATGTAAGGGACCTTGTGGGTAAATCATCAAACATTCATGACGCTCTTTTTAAAGGTTTGGGAACTGAGATCCTGGTGTAGGAATTAGCTTACCCAAACTTAGCCCACCGAAGGCCAAGCCGACCCCTAGTCAGTGTGATTCCCACCCGGGGTCTCGTTGTCTCTCCACTGTTGGCATCTTCAGTAAATCGGGAGCAATACCATCAACATCTAATTTATGAATGTTCGATGGAACTCAGGATGCGATCAACCCACAACTGCCTCTGATTGAGTAAAAACAGTGTGGCCAACTCCCAAAGTGTAAATATTTGCTCTCAGAATTCCATTTCTATAGGTAAAATGTCTTTAGATCTAACACTATTGCCATGGaaataacaatataataaaaaaaaaaacctcatatatGTGGATCATTATCTTATTCCAAAATGTGTGACTTAAAACATTCACAGAGAAAGAAGCACAGCTGGATTTTACTGCATTGCAGTTGTTTTTCCTCAAAAATGGCCAGCCAATGTCGCCAAAGGAGACTTTTTCAATTTAGATAAATAAtcttgatgaaaatatttttgcacTATCCTAACACCGGACCTAtgatttctgttttataattccaggtattttttataatttctatgacAACATCATGTCTATGATATATATCCATGACATTCCTAATACTTCCTCCCTTTGGGAAGTTGAGGAGGGGATTAAAACTCTGTcaccttctctgcctctctctctctctctctctctctctctctctctctctcacacacacacacacacacacacacacgcacacacatgcacacacatgcacacacatgcacacactcaccaTTCCTAGCACCAGACTTTACATTTGAGCCACCTTTATTCCCTTAAGAAAACACAGGATCACcctgacttcttttcccagaATGTGTTTTATTCTACTGtaagtaattttaaatgttattcatTGATATAAGAATGGGTAGATCATGGAATAGAAGCCAGTATGATCCCACATTTTTTCTAGATACTTGGGCTTATGCCCTTGATCTCTTGGAGGGTGGGTGTGGAGGATGAGGCCATATTTGTCTGGAGCATCCAAAGTCATTTTATAGTGGAAAAGGTTAAGGAGTACTATAATATTGAAGAAACAATTAATCTAGcaagaaaatgggagatatctagtGTTtagttttgttatatatatatactacccATGTTAACCTGTACTCTTCTCCTGTAGGTCttcatttccaaaaataaaacaaatattaggAAAAGTTCTAAAATGAGGTGATTCTGACAGCTTGCTGTACTGAGAGTTACACTGAAGTGTCAGGAAGTTATTAGATCAAATGTTTAATGTTCAATTCCATGGTCCAGGGCAGGAGACAGAGGTAGAGAATTTTTCTGAAGTTCAAGTCAGCTCAGACAGTGTTTTAGTGTGAGATTTTGATAAGTTTATGTTTAGGGAAGTAAGAAACACAGAGTAGGGACATTCAGAGTTGGGGGAAGAGTCCTACAGAATACACTGCCTGAAACACAACATCCAGAGGCAATATATGTCATGGTGAGGGACcagactggctgtgtgaccttgagcaagctacttaccctctctgtgcctgagtGTTCTCCTCTATAGTGTGGAGATGATACTGAAGCCTACCTCCGAGGCTGATAAAGGAACTGAATGTGTTGACTCGTGCACCCCCTGGAGGAGTGTCTGGCAGAGAGAATGAGCTCCACATTCATTCACTACTACCGTCCACCAGAACCCACACTCCAGGAAACCAAGGATTCTTCTCTCCACATTGCTCACTGCCCTGTCTCCACAGCTAGGATGGGGCCTGGGAATGAGCACTTCCCAATAAATTCTTGTTGGGAGAAAGAGCATTTAAGGAACTACACACAGTTCAGTATTATTAAAGCGTCAATGGTGAGGTAGGAAATAGCAGGAGAGGTGACATGAAGCGGCCTGCTTTAACGCTCTCTCCACACCCCCATTCCAGAGGCAAGGGAGCCAGTCAACGTTGCCCAAAGAGAAGCATCAGTCCTTTGCAGTTTCAGTAACGTGCTTTCGCATATATCTGCTTGCAATCctgaagcaggcggggcggggaatTGGAGGCGACGTGCAGGGTTTGTAAGTGAAGAGCCAACCGTAAAAGCAGGAAACCAAGCGCCTCACAAAGGAGCACAGTGTTGGAAGGATAACTAGCGCTCCTCCTTAacttttcttttgaatattttccAGCTCAGTTTTTACCACGAGCATGTGCTATTTTATAGTCAGGGGGAAATGCATGCTCTGTTTAAAAgaatgggggagaagggagaggaagctggctATTCCAATGGAGTCCCCATCTAGACCTGAGCTTCAACAGAGGGTTGGAAATGCCGACTCCACAGCCTCCATGGGGATGCCTCGCGGGATAGTCCAACGTGGCAGATCTCTCTatgggctttgaagtcagacagacTTTCAGATCATTTCTCTGTCACTGCTGAGCAATGTGGTCTTAAAATTCTGAACTCCGCATGTGTCAGTCTCCAGATGTAACACTGAGACACAAGTAGCGCCTCCCTCCCTGGGTCTACTCAGCATTAAATAAGATTCTGTGTGAAAGGCCCTTGGCACACAGGAAGCGAGGACATGTCTGTCACTACTCGCAAGCTCGCTTGCAGCTTGGAAATTCACCTCTCCCTCGCTAGAGGGCACGGCCTGGGGGACAAGAGGCTAGCATCTCCCGTGAGAAGTCTCAGACTAGGAAAGCAGCTTCTATGAAGCCCTCCCTAATTACTCTTGGTCATTAATTAAGAAATCAACTGGTCAAAGTTGCAGAAGAAATATTTACCACCTAAGGAATTAAAGTGGTTCCTCTAAGCAATTTGCTTCTTAAAGACAGTAAACACCTTAACTTTAGCCACTTAAATTCAAAGTTACCACCATACAGCACTCAACCAACTCAAATACACACACCCCAGGAAAGGCAGACACGAGCTAAAAGACATATGCCCATCtccctgtgatttttaaaatatgtttttattggcttcagagggaggaagggagagggacagagagagatagaaacattaatgatgagagaaacatcatggatcggctgccttctgcacaccccctattgggatcctgactgggaatagaaccagcaacctctaggttcatgggttgacacacaacagctgagccacaccggccaggtgtcCCTGTATTTTGATGAGCAGGAAAATCTTGGTAATTGAGAAGAATCCCAATTTTAAATGCAGATTTCCAGATGTGGCAAAGTTGAAGAGATGCGGAAGAAAGAGCTAAAACCAGAATTCAAAAGCAAGGTAGGCCAGGTGGAAGGGCAGCCACTGGACAAGTGGGCAGCAGCAGGAAATATAAGGCACAAGCCATAGGCCACGGTGAGACTGAGGATCAGAAACCAGGGAGGAAATCAAGGAGTAAGAAGTTAAGGACACAGCTTTTGTAGACATTCATTTGTGAAGCACcaactatgtgctaggcattgttcTAAATGCTGATGATTCCACAGAACACAACACGggcaaaaaaaaatccctgtcttTGTGAGTCTTATGTTCTCAACATGGATCCAAATTcaagctctgccacttcctagcagTGTGTCCTCAGAAGGATCATCTTCTTCCTGGATTAAAAGGTGTAATGCTGGGGAGACAcactgtgttcatggactggaagagTCACTGCAGTAAAGACATCAATTCTCCCCAAACTGCTTCCTAGGCTCAGTGCAACTTAAGGCTTTTCAAAAAATAGTCAAGCTTATCCTAAACTTTTATGTAAAAAGAGAAAGGCCCTAGAATAGccaaaatgattttgaaaaagaataaagtgtcAGGAATCATTCTTTATAATATTAAGACTTACAGAAATCGGAACACTGTTACAAAGGGTtcgacacatagatcaatggaacagaagaggaGACCCAGAAATTGACTGACACAAATATGCTTAACTGGTTTTTGACAAAGAGGCAAAAGCAATTAAGAAGGAAGGATAGAGTTTTCAACAGCTAGCGCTGGAGCAACTGGTCCTCACAGGTAACACAATGAACCTCACCCCAACATCACACCTTAAACAGCAATTAACTCCAATGGATCATGGATTAAAATGTAGACCATGAAgttataaaacttttaattatGCACAGGACAAGTCTTTCATAAGAGGCTAAACTGAGGGTTCGACTTTATCaaagtttaaaacatttcttccacAGAAAAACCCATTGAGAAGATTAAATGGCAGTTTAAAGACTGGGAGactatatttgcaaatcacataccCTACCAAGGACATGAATCTTTACTTGATACAGAATTCTCAAAcctcaaacattattttaaagccAATGATAACATGAAcagacctgaacagacatttcaccaagGAAGGCACACTTTCATGCAAATAAGGACATGAAACGCTGTTCAGCATCATTAGCCACtaggaaatacaaatgaaaaccacTGTGAGATGTCAGCACACACCTATCAGAGGGACTAAAATAAGTAGTGACAATACAAAGGCTGGTGCGCCTGGAGAAAACTGGCTCTCTTACACACGGCTGATGGGGCTGTAAGATGGTACATCCACTGTAGAAAACAGATTATAGCTTCTTAAAAAAATAGGCTtatcatataacccagcaattatACTCTTAGGCATTTAttccaaagcaaagaaaaatcatGTTTCGTACAGTAATTTGTACAAAATGTTCATACAAGCTTTATTTCTAATAGCCAAAACCCCCCAAATGTCCCTAAAAGTTGAATGGTTAACAAACTATGGTACATACATATCATGAACTATCACATTAAATGGTGTAATAATTCCTATGGTTGTTATGATAATTAAATCTATAAGTTATTAAAGTACATAAATAGGTGCACAATAAATGGCAACTCCAACCTTCTATCCAAACCAGATTGctgcgcgcgcgtgcacacacacacacacacacacacacacacacacacacacgtcctcgACTTGCTTTAGTTTGGAGTAAATAAGTGAGTTACTCCCGACTGAGAGGCAAAGAGGGCCATCCATTTGCAAGACCAGGCAGCCCAAATGATTCCAGCTTTGGGCTAAATGGTAGGGGAAACAGCCTGGGTGAGTGGAGAGGACACACATTTCCTCATACGACAGGAAGAGATATCACCTCATTGATTAGAATGCTTAGCAGATGTGCATGGACACAAAGATTATAACAGTACCATTTAGGTACTGTTCAGAGATACAGTAAAAACTGAGAAGGCCCGCATACTCCTTCCTTATCCATTCCTCTTAACTCTCATTCTTCCCTTTCATctttaattgaaaaacaaatggaTGCTTAAAACCTTTCAATGACTTTTCTCTACTCTTTAAAGGAaatcttgttttttttccatgGCCCAtgagcagggctggccctgcctaCCTTTCCCACTCAAACACCTGCCAGCTCCTAGCCTCCAGCCACACTGTCTCATCTCAGCTGCTCCAGCAGATCTGAGGCTTCTGGTCTGTCATATAAGAGCATGACTCCTGAGCCTTTGCATATGTTGTTCCCTGAGCCTGGAACACCCTGCACAGCCATAACCCAGCCTGACCGCACACTCTTACAAGGCAGGCTCCTTCTCATCCTATGGGTCTtagtttaaatattaatatactaaTAGTGGCCTCCAAGACCACCTATCTAAGTTACTTTCCTCCCAGACCCACTCtgtaatttctattttttcttctttgcctcaTATATTGCAAGTTGCAAATATGcatattgtatatatgtaaaaagaaataaataactatcaaatatatatgaaacaaatatgcatgtatacacatatattctCTTGATTATGATTTATTTCTCCACTGGATTGTAAGATATATAGGGCAGGGGCCACAGCTGGTTGTGTCACTTATGCCTACTAAATTCCTTAGGAGAGTACCAGGAACATAGGGACTGCTCGGTACAAAAGTCACATTATTCTGAATTATCAGCATTCTTTGAATTGATGATTATTGCACATAACATGGGCTGAAAGCTgtggaatttttattattatttattcaccaGCATGTATTAACAACTACTAGATAGCTGGCATCTGTGCTGGTCCTGGGAATATAATGATAAAGAAATGGATGATCCCTGGCCTCATGGACCTTGCATTCTAGTTGGGGAGAAAGCCAgttaaacatgcaatacctgtaATGTAAATTCTAGAATAGGGGCTGTATTAGGGACTAGGAGAGCAGGGAGCTTAAGAATGTTCTTCACCATTCCTTGTGCTTGGTGTTCACTGTGTATTACCAGCTGGAAAGAAGTGAGTTAGCACTGACCTTGCAAGGAATTTAAACCAGAGAAACCAGCTGGGCGGTCACTGTGCTTGAAGCAGTGAGTCATAGaaatctatctctatctatcatgACATCAAAGAGCTATTTCTGACATCATTCTCCTTTATCACACTGGTAGGAGGTGATGCTTTGTCTGTCATAATATTAACTCCACAAGAGCAGGACTGTGTCTTATTCAGTGAGGTATCCTCAATGCCAGGGACTgagcctagcacatagtaggtgctccataaatattttacactttagaAAACCCAAGCTTTAGAGGTAAGGTTTTTTCCAAGGTCAAATAGCAAGAAGGTTTAAATCTCATCCTAATTCTACCAATTCCATTGCTCCTGAAAGAACTTTTGTTCTCCATTGTTTAAAGGTCCAGGTCCGAATCCCAGTAGAAGACAAATAGCCCAAGAACAGAATCAGGTTGACATACACTCTCTAACCCATcccccacagtcccctggagGACATAATCCCATGTCTGGGGAAAGAGTATTTCTAACCTGGGATATGTCATTGTGCATTTCTCCTCCCACAGCTCTGGGGAAGGGCTCAGATCTGGAAAAAGCCATCGCCACTGCTGCTCTGATTTTCAGAAATTCTTCCGACACTGACTGTAAACTTGAAAAAGCTACTGCCAAAAATCTGCTACAAACCCAATTTAGGAATTTCACAGAGGTAAGAGAATTCATGGGCTTGAAAAACAGGAGCAACACCACAATGGCTGGTCCAAAGAGCCCACAACTCCAGCTCAGGGACCCCATCATGTTGCTTCATTCACCAAACATGTCCTGAACACCTACTAGTACTATATGTCAGGAGCTGAGCACTGGGATTAACGCAGTGAAAAGCTAACAATCCACAGAGTAGAGAGATATGCTGAAAAGTAACTAGAACTATTCAAAGGATGGTGAAATAGTAGAGCATGCAGTGAAAGAGTCAAACAGAGGGGAGGGGCCATCTTGGGGTGTGGTCAAGAAAGGGttcctggccctgaccggtttggctcagtggatagagcgtcagcctgcggactgaagggtcccaggttcgattccagtcaagggcatgtaccttggttgcgggcacatccccagtggggggggtgtgcaggaggcagctgattgatgtttctctatcatcgatgtttctaactctctatccctcttccttcctctctgtaaaaaatcaataaaatatatattttttaaaaacagtggtT
This window encodes:
- the SNTN gene encoding sentan, which encodes MCGCVHSTRDQALHLEGKPDSSAAPTSALAPKKMPKSISISKQLASIKALGKGSDLEKAIATAALIFRNSSDTDCKLEKATAKNLLQTQFRNFTEGQETKPKYKDLLSELDEHAENKLDFEDFMILLLSITVMSDLLQTIWNVKMTK